The nucleotide window CCCTGAAACAGCAGGCGGGGTACGACCACCTCTCGGTCGTCTCCGCACAGGAGTACGAGAACCGCTACGAGTCGATCTACCACCTGAAGAAGTACGACGACCCCACACAGGAGGTCAGCGTCGTCGTCCCCGCGGACAAAGACAACCCCGTCTCTGAGACGGCCGAACCCGTCTTCCGCACCGCCGACTGGCACGAGCGGGAGGCGTACGACTTGATCGGCGTCGAGTACGAGGAACACCCCGACCTCCGTCGGATCCTGCTCCCCGAGACGTGGCAGGGCCACCCCCTGTCGATGGACTACGACAAGGATCGCCCCCAGATCGCGACGCTGCCGGAGCACGCGAACCCGCTTGAGGACCATCACAAAGACGAGGAGTCCGACACGATGTTCCTCAACATCGGGCCGCACCACCCGGCGACCCACGGCGTCTTACACCTGAAGACGGTCCTCGACGGCGAGCAGGTCGTCGACGTCGAGCCCGATATCGGCTACCTCCACCGCAGCGAAGAACAGATGGCGCAGTCGGGCACCTACCGCCACCAGATCATGCCGTACCCCGACCGCTGGGACTACATCTCGGCGGGGCTGCTCAACGAGTGGGCGTACGCCCGCGCGGCCGAGGACCTCGCGGACATCGAGGTCCCGGAGTACGCGCAGGTCATCCGAACGATGGGCGCGGAGATGTGCCGGATCGCGGCGCACATGCTCGCGCTGGCGACGTTCGCGCTCGACATCAACGGCGACTTCACGGCGACGTTCATGTACGCCATCAACGACCGCGAGCGCGTCCAGAACCTTCTGGAGGATCTGACGGGCCAGCGGCTGATGTTCAACTACTTCCGGCTCGGCGGCGTCGTCTGGGACCTGCCGGAGGACCGCGAGGCGTTCTTCTCGGACACCCGCGACTTCCTCGACCAGCTGCCGGAGTCCGTCGAGGAGTACCACAACCTCATCACCTCGAACGAGATCTTCCAGATGCGGACGATCGACACCGGGGTCCTCCCGCCGGAGGTCGCGAAGAACTACGGCGCGACCGGTCCCGTCGCCCGCGGCTCGGGCGTCGACTACGACCTGCGTCGCGACGACCCGTACGGGTACTACGACGAGCTCGACTGGGACGTCGTCACCGAGGACGGCTGCGACAACTTCAGCCGCCTGCTCGTCCGGATGCGCGAGGTCGAGGAGTCCGCGAAGATCATCGAGCAGTGCGTCGACCTGCTCGAAGACTGGCCCGAAGACGAGCGGAATATCCAGGCGAACGTGCCGCGCACGCTGCGCCCGGACGACGACACCGAGATATACCGCGCTGTCGAGGGCGCGAAGGGCGAACTCGGTATCTACATCCGCTCGGACGGGACGGACAAGCCGGCCCGGTTCAAGATCCGGTCGCCGTGCTTCTCGAACCTCCAGACGCTGCCGGAGATGGCGAACGGGGAGTACATCCCCGACGTCATCGCCGCGCTCGGTAGCCTCGACGTCGTTCTCGGGGAGGTGGACCGCTGATGGGCACGGCCCCCGCACAGCTGTTCCCCGAGTTCATCGTCGACACGCTCGGGCTCGACAGCGTGATCGGCGAGGTCGCGGCGTCGCTCGTCGCCGCGTTCGTCGTCGGCAACATCATCCTCGCGTTCACGGGCGTCGCGGGCCCGTGGGCGAAACGGAAGATCACGGCCGCGTTCACCGACCGGATCGCGGTCGACCGGATCGGGCCCTACGGCCTGCTCATCATCCCGGCCGCCGCGGTCCAGCTGCTCGCGAAGGAGCTCATCATCCCCGAGGGCGTCGACCGGCCCTCGTGGGACATCGCGCCGATCCTGCTGCCGGCGTCGGCGCTGCTCGGCTTCTCCGTCATCCCGATGGGACGGATCGGCCCGATAAACCTCCACCTCGCGGACCCGGAGGTCGGGTTCGCGCTGGTGTTCGCGTTCGCGTCGATCGCCTCCGTCTCGCTGGTGATGGCCGGCTACGCGTCGAACAACAAGTACTCGCTGCTCGGCGGCCTCCGCGCCGTCGCGCAGAACCTCGCGTACGAGATCCCGCTCATCGTCACGGCGATGTCGGCGGTGATCTTCGCCGGCACGCTCCAGATGAGCGGCATCGTCGGCGCGCAGACGGAGACGCTCGTGACCATCGGCGGCATCACCATTCCGTCGTGGTACGCGTTCGTGAATCCGTTCGCGTTCGTGCTGTTCCTCACGGCGAACCTCGCCGAGATCGGACGGAACCCGTTCGACATCCCCGAAGCGCCGACGGAGATCGTCGGCGGGTACCAGACGGAGTACTCCTCGGCGTACTTCGTCCTCTTCTACCTCGGGGAGTTCGTCCACATCTTCCTCGGCGGTGCGATCCTCGCCGTGACGTTCCTCGGCGGCGCTTCCGGGCCCGGCCCGGAGAGCATCGGCTTCATTTGGTTCGTGGTGAAGATCTGGGGCTTCTTCCTGTTCACGCAGTGGGCCCGCGCGGCGATACCCCGCGTCCGGATCGATCAGCTGATCGAGATCGGCTGGAAGGGTATGCTTGTGCTGTCGTTCGCGAACCTGGTTCTCACGGCCGTAATCGTGGGGGTGATCGCCTGATATGATCGGACTCATGAAATCCATGGCGACGACGATGAAACACGCGCTGGACGGGAAGACGTTCACGGTGGAATACCCGGAGGACGCGCCCGAAGTGAGCCCGCGGTTCCGCGGGGTCCACAAGTTCAGCCAAGAGCGATGTATCTGGTGTCGGCAGTGCGAGAACGTCTGCCCGAACGACACCATCCAGATCGTTCAGGACGACCAGCGTAACGGCGAGCAGTACAACCTCCACATCGGGCAGTGCATCTACTGCCGGCTCTGCGAGGAGGTCTGTCCCGTCGACGCCATCCTGTTGACGCAGAACTTCGAGTTCACCGCGGACACGAAAGACGACTTCGTGTTCAACAAAGAACAGCTCAAGAACGTCCCGTGGTACAAGGGTATCGACCCGCTGGAGTCCCGCAATCCCGATCGCGGCGCGTGGATCGGGGAGGGCGACGGCGAGGTCGACTACCAGTAGCGTCTCGAAATCTTCAAAGGGGTTCTCATAGGAGACACACACAATGGTTGAAGTCACCATCGCGTTCGGGCTGTTCGCCGCGGTTACGCTGGCGTTCGCCCTTGGGGTCGTCCTAGCGCGCGACGTGTTCCACGCCGCGCTGCTTCTGGGCGGAGCCCTCACGAGCGTCGCGGTGCATTACGTGATGCTGCGGGCGGAGTTTATCGCCGCCATGCAGATCCTCGTCTACGTTGGCGGGGTCCTCATCTTGGTCACGTTCGCCGTGATGCTCACGCGATCGGATTCCGAAACGGAGGTGAGTCGCGCGTGAGCAACGACGAGAGCCGCGGGTCGAAGATTGCGCCCGCAATCGCTGTCGGCGCGCTGTTCGCCGTGCTGGCCGCGACGGTCAACGCGGCGGCGTTCGACGCCGAGTTCGCCGGCTTCCCGGCCGACGCCTCGGTCGTCCACAACATCGGCTACTCCCTGTTCAATCTCGGCGGGTACGATATTGCGACGATCGGAGCCGAGGGGTTCCTCGCGGCGTTCCTAATCGCCGCGGTCGCGCTCGACGTCGCGGTCGACGGGGCCGTCTACCTCGCGAAACGCGAGGAGGACGGCTCCATCGTCTCCGCGGTCGGGCAGGCGCTTACCGACGGCGGCCGCGACGGAGGTGAGCGGCGGTGACCGCCATCGCCGCCTCGATCCCGCCGTCGTGGTACCTGCTGTTGGCGTCGGCCGTGTTCTGTATCGGACTGTTCGGCGTGCTGACGCGACGGAGCGCCCTGTACTTCCTCATGAGCGTCGAACTCATGATGAACGCGGCCAACATCAACTTCGTCGCGTTCGCGCTGTACTACGGCGACCTCACGGGGCAGGTGTTCGCGCTGTTCGTCATCGCGCTCGCCGCCGCCGAGGTTGCCATCGGTATCGGCATCATACTCGTGTTATACCGTAACTTCGGCACGACAGACGTGACCGTTCCCGCGGAGATGAGGTGGTAAAATGGTGGACGCATTCGCATACGTTCCGGCGATTGTACTCCTCCCGTTCTTCTCGTTCCTGATCGCGCTCGGCGCGGGCAGGTATCTCCCGAAGGGCGGAGCCTTCGGCGGCATCGCGGCCACGGCGGGGTCGTTCCTGCTTTCGATCTGGGTCGCGGCGACCGTCGCCGGCGGCCGCGCCTACAACGAGACGCTGTACCACTGGGCGGGCGAGGGCGGCGCGGGGATCGGTCCGACGAACGTCGAACTCACGTTCGGCGTCCTGATCGACCCCCTGTCGGCGCTGATGCTCGTCATCGTGACGCTCGTCGCGCTCTTAGTCCACGTGTTCTCGCTCGGCTACATGAACGACGAGGGCGAGACGGGGCTGCCCCGGTACTACGCCGGACTCGGCCTGTTCACGGCGTCGATGCTCGGATTCGTCGTCGCCGACAACCTGCTGATGGCGTTCATGTTCTTCGAGCTGGTCGGGCTCTGCTCGTACCTGCTCATCGGCTTCAACTTCCGGGAGCCGGGACCGCCGTCGGCCGCGAAGAAGGCGTTCCTCGTCACCCGGTTCGGTGACTACTTCTTCCTCGTCGGCGTCGTCGCGGTGTTCGCGACCTTCGGTACCGCCTCGTTCGCGGGCGAGGGGTCGTTCCCGGCGCTCGCCGACGCGGCGCTCAACGGCTCCGGCTCGGTCGCGTGGACGCCCGGCGGCCTCGAACTCCAGACGTGGCTGACGGTCGTCGGCCTGCTCGTCTTGGGCGGCGTGGTCGGGAAGTCGGCGCAGTTCCCGCTCCACACGTGGCTCCCCGACGCGATGGAGGGCCCGACGCCTGTCTCCGCGCTGATCCACGCCGCGACGATGGTGGCGGCCGGCGTCTACCTCGTCGCGCGGATGTACGGCTTCTACGCGCTCACGCCGACGACGCTCGCGGTTATCGCGTTCATCGGCGGTTTCACCGCCCTGTTCGCGGCGACGATGGGGCTGGTGAAGGACGAACTGAAGCAGGTGCTCGCGTACTCCACCATCTCGCAGTACGGGTACATGATGCTCGCGCTCGGCTCGGGCGGGTACGTGGCCGCGGTCTTCCACCTGACGACCCACGCCTTCTTCAAGGCCCTACTGTTCCTCGGTGCCGGGTCGGTCATCATCGCGATGCACCACAACGAGGACATGTGGGACATGGGCGGGCTGCGCTCGAAGATGCCGGTGACGTACTACACGTTCCTCGCCGGCTCGCTCGCGCTCGCGGGTATCTTCCCGTTCGCCGGCTTCTGGTCGAAAGACGAGATTCTCTACGAGGCGCTCGTCCACGCTCCCGGTGAACCCCTGCTGTTCGGCGCGTACCTGATGGGGCTGCTCGCGGTGCCCGTGACCGCCTTCTACACCTTCCGGATGGTGTTCCTGACGTTCCACGGTGAACCCCGGAGCGACACCGCCCGTGACCCCGAACCCGTTCGCTGGAACGTAAAGGGGCCGCTGACGGTTCTCGGGTCGCTCGCGGTGGTCACCGGCTTCATCAACATGGTACCGGTCCAGAAGGTGCTCGGAATCGAGGGGATCGACCTGCTCCACCTGTGGCTCGACAACCACTGGGGCGGCATCGAGGGGCTCTCCTCGCACCACTACGGCGACCTCGGTCCCTACAGCAGTCAGTACCTCGTCGGCGGTGAGGTCGGGACCGTCCTCGCCGGCGCGGCCGTCTCCCTCGGACTCGCGCTGCTCGGACTCGCACTCGCCTGGCGGCTCTACAACGTGGCGTCGCCGACGGAACACACCGCCAAGCTCGGCGGCATCAAAGACGTGCTGTACAACAACTACTACCTCGACGAACTACAGGTCTGGCTCGCGTATCGAACGGAAGATGTCGCGGGCGGCGCGAACGTCTTCGATCAGGGAATCATCGACGGCGTCGTTAACGGCGTCTCCTCGGTGAGCCTGATCGGCGGCGGTCGGATCCGGAAGCTACAGTCCGGCATCGTCTCGCAGTACGCCGCGCTGCTCACCTTCGGACTCGTCGCGCTGCTGCTCGTGCTCGGCGCGACCGGGGGGTGGTTCCTGTGATGCTCGAAGCGCTCATGGCGGTCGCCTTCGCCGGCGCGCTGACGGTGTTCCTCGCGCCGGACGAGTGGGCCGGTCGGCTGGCGTTCGCGATCAGCCTGATCCCGTTCGTCGGGAGCCTCTACCTGTGGTCCGGCTTCGAGGCCGGCGGCAACGCGCTGCTCGGCGGCGAGATCGCGTACGCAACCCAAATCGAGTGGCTCGAAGTCGGCGGCCGGAGCGTCTCGTGGTTCGTCGGACTCGACGGGATCAGCCTCCCGCTTTTCGTCCTCACCACGTTCCTCGTGCCGCTGGCGATCCTCAGCGCGTGGACGCCCGTCGACACTCGACAGAGCCAGTTCTACGGGCTGATGCTGTTCATGGAGGCGAACCTGCTCGGCGTGTTCGCCGCGCTCGACTTCTTCCTGTGGTTCGTCTTCTGGGAGGCGGTGCTGGTCCCGATGTACTTCCTCATCGGGATCTGGGGCGGTCCGCGCCGCAAGTACGCCGCGATCAAGTTCTTCGTGTACACGAACGCGGCGTCGCTACTGATGTTCATCGGCTTCATGAGCCTCGTGTTCGCGCTCGGCGACTCGGTGTCGTCGTTCGCCCTGCCGGAGATCGCACAGGCGGTCGCCGCGGGTAACTTGGGCGAGTGGCTGGGCGTCGCACCGGACACGGTCGCGCTGTTCGCGTTCGTCGCGATGTTCCTCGGGTTCGCGGTGAAGGTCCCGATCGTTCCGTTCCACACGTGGCTCCCGGACGCCCACGTTCAGGCACCGACCCCGGCGTCGGTGTTGCTGGCGGGCGTCCTCCTGAAGATGGGGACGTACGCGCTGCTCCGGTTCAACTTCACGATGCTGCCGGAACAGGCGTCGATGCTCGCGGTGCCCATCGCGGCTATCGCGGTCGTCAGCGTCATCTACGGCGCGATGCTGGCGCTGGCACAGAAGGATCTCAAGCGGATCGTCGCGTACTCGTCGGTCTCGTCGATGGGGTACGTCATCCTCGGGCTCATTGCGTTCACCGAGTACGGCGTCGGCGGCGCGACGTTCCAGATGGTCGCGCACGGGCTCATCTCTGGGCTGATGTTCATGGCGGTCGGCGTCATCTACAACACGACGCACACTCGGATGGTCGGCGACATGGCCGGCATGGCCGACCGGATGCCGGTCACCGTCGGTATCCTTGTCGCCGGCGCGTTCGGCTACATGGGGCTGCCGCTGATGGCCGGCTTCGCCGGCGAGTTCTTCATCTTCGTCGGCTCGCTGTCCGCGCCGGCGCTCCCGTACGCGCCGGTGTTCACGGCGCTCGCGATGTTCGGTATCGTCATCGTCGCCGGCTACCTGCTGTCGGCGATGCAGAGTACGCTGTTCGGGCCCTTCGAGCTCGAAACCGACTACGAGGTCGGTCCCGCGGCGTTCCACGACGTCGCCCCGCTCGCGGTGCTTCTGGTGGCGATCATCGTGCTCGGCGTCGCGCCCGACATCTTCTTCGAGATGATACGTGACGCTGCCGTTCCCGTGGTCGAGGGGGTGACGATCAATGGTTGAGACGCTTCCGCAGGTGACGGCGCTGCTGCCGGCGCTGGTGCTGGCGGCCACCGGTCTCGTGTTGCTTCTGGTCGACACGATTAGCCCCGACGCGCGGTCGAACACCTCGATGGCGGTCGTGAGCGCGCTCGGCGCGCTCGCTTCGCTGTCCGTGACCGTCTGGTTCGTCGCCTCCGGCACCGGAAGCGTCGACACCGGCGGCGCGATCACGCTGTTCGCGGACGCGATCAAGGTCGACACGATGGCGTTGTTCTTCACCGCCATCTTCGCGTCGGTGACCGCGCTGGTGGTCGTCGCGGCGCACGATTACTTCCACGACCACGATAACCCGGCGGCGTTCTACTCGCTGACGCTGTTCGCGGCGACGGGGATGGCGCTGCTCGCGGTCGCGAACTCGCTCGCGGTCGTGTTCGTCGCCTTGGAGATGGTGTCGCTGCCGTCGTACGTCTTGGTGGCGTACCTCAAGCAGGACCGCGGGAGCGTCGAGGCGGGGCTGAAGTACTTCCTCGTCGGCGCGCTGTCGTCGGCGATCTTCCTGTTCGGCATCTCGCTCGTCTACGCGGCCACCGGGTCGCTCATCTTGGCGGACATCGCGTCGGCGTCCATCGAGGGGCTCGCCGGCGTCCTCGGCGTCGGCGTCGTGATGATGATCGGCGGCGTCGCGTTCAAGACCGCCTCCGTCCCGTTCCACTTCTGGGCCCCGGAGGCGTACGAAGGCGCGCCCGCCCCCGTCAGTGCGTTCCTCTCGTCGGCGTCGAAGGCCGCCGGGTTCGTCGTCGCGTTCCGCGTGTTCACCGAGGCGTTCCCGCTAGGGATGGCGGTCTCGGCGAACGTCAACTGGATGCTCGCGTTCGCAATCTTAGCCGCCGTCACGATGACGCTCGGGAACTTCGCGGCCGCGGTCCAAGAGGAGGTCAAGCGGATGCTGGCGTACTCCTCGATCGGTCACGCCGGCTACGCGCTCATCGGCGTCGCCGCGCTCACACTTGACGGGCCGGCGAACGGCACCGTCATGGGTGCGGCGATGGCTCACCTGCTCGTCTACGGGTTCATGAACACCGGCGCGTTCCTGTTCGTCGCGATGGCGGAGCGGTGGGGCGTCGGCCGCACGTTCGCGGACTACGCGGGCCTGTGGCGGCGCGCGCCGGTCGCCTCCGTCGCGATGGCCGTGTTCATGTTCTCGCTGGCCGGCCTGCCGCCGTTCGCCGGCTTCTTCTCGAAGTACTTCCTGTTCCAGGCAGCCATCGATAACGGCTTCCTGTGGCTGGCGGCGCTCGGCGCGGTCAACAGCGTCGTGTCGCTGTACTACTACAGCCGGGTCGTGAAGGCGCTGTTCTTGGACGACCCCGAGTCGCCGAGCGCGCTCGACGCGGTCGACGTGCGGCCGACGGCGCTGTACGCCGCGGTCGTCTTCGCGGCGGTCGCGACGGTGCTACTCTTGCCCGGTTTCGGTCCCGTCATCGAGACGGCCGAGGCGGCGGCGTCCGCGCTGTTCTGATCGCGCCCCTTCCGGGTGACTTCCGTTTTCCGTCGGTTCCGTACTCGCTAAACCGGCATCGCGTCCACCGGTTCGGACTGACGGGTTTCGTGCCGGCGACCACAGATACTCGTCCGTCCGACACCTTGATCCGAGCGTGTCCCGGACCACGACCTACCGGTGTCTGAACTGTCTCGATCACGCCGTCACGCGGTCGTTCGACACGTCGCACCTGTCGCGCACCTGCCCGAACTGTGACTCGTTCGAGCGGTTCGTCAATCAGGCCGTGATCGACCGGTTTGAGGCGCTGGAGGCGTCTCCGCCGGCCGAGTTCGACTGGAATCGGCTGGAGCGACGGGAGAAACTGCTCGTGGCGGAACGACTCGCGCGGACGGACGCGACGCTCGCGGACGTGACCGTGACGGAGACCGAGAGACCCGCCGGCTCGGACGGTGAGACGGGTAACGGGGAGTCCGCGGAGGCTGGAGCGGACGGGTCGACGGAGGCGAGAGAAAGAGTGGGCGACTCGACGGAGCCTGAGCCGTAGCTACCGCGCGTACAGCTTGCCGCCGACGAGGGCCGCGAGTCCGACGCCGTCGCCCGGCGTGACCGCCACGTAGGGACGGTCAACCGGTCCGAACACGTCGACGACGCGCCCGACCGTCGAGAGCGACTCGTCGACGACGCTCGCGCCGATCCGCGGCGGCTCGGTTCCGGGGTCACCGCGGGCGATCGCCAACCCGCCGGCGGTGCGGACGACGGTGCCGACGCGCCGCACGGTTACTCCCGCAGGACGCCGAGGTACGCGGCGATCGCCTGAACGAGGTCGTTTTTCGCGGTGTCCTCGGTCCCTCTGACCGCCACGGACCCGCGGGGCTCGAACTCGCGGGGATAGGTGGCGTCGCGCTCGACGACGGCGTCGTAGCCGACCTGCTGGACGGCCTTCGCGATCTCGTCGACGGTCGGCGCTTCGACCGCCAGATCTCTCGGGACGCGGCGTCCCTCCGAGCGCGACAGCTCGGCGTCGAAGTAGGCGGGGTAGACGACGTTCTCGACCATACCGGATACCCTCGCGCGCGGCGTAAGGTCGTTTCGGACCGCCGCGGGCCGGACGTCGGTCAGGCGGTGCGGAACTCGAACCGGGCCCCGCCTCCCTCGGCGGCGCGGGCCTCGACCGCCCAGCCGTGCGCCTCGGCGATGCGCTTGCTGATGGCGAGCCCGAGTCCGGTGCCCGACTCGTCGGTCGTGAACCCGCTCTCGAACACCCGATCGATGTCGTCCTCCGGGAGGCCGGTTCCGTCGTCCTCGACGTAGAACCCGTCGACCGCGGTGCCGTCGTCGCCGCGGAGCGTCGCCCCCATTCGGACGGAGAGCGGGTCGTCCGCGGAGTCGCGGCCGTGTTCGACGCTGTCGTCGGGCTCCGCCCGACTGCCCGTGGAACCGTGTTCCACGCTGTTTCGGAAGACGTTCTCGAACAGCTCGCGCAGCCGCGTCCGACTCGCCTCGAGGGTCACGTCCGACTCGACGGTCAGGGTCGCACCGTCGGTGTCGACGCTCTCCCACGCCTCGCGCGCGACGTCGGACAGCGAGACCGACTCCGTCTCCCCCACCGCTCGGCCCTGTCTGGCAAGCGACAGGAGGTCAGCGACGAGTTCGTCCATCCGGGTGATGGCGGCGGCGGCCCTGTCGAGGTGGTCCAGATCGCCGGTCTCCCGCGCGAGGTCGACGTACCCCTCGGCGACCGACAGCGGGTTTCGGAGATCGTGAGACACGATGGACGCGAACTCGTCGAGTCGTTCGTTCTGTCGCCTCAGCATTTCCTCGCGCTCTCGCCGTTCGGTGACGTCGGTGTAGATGGCGTAGCCGGCCGCGTTCGCCGCATCGAGATGGATCGGGATGACGTGGAGGATGAAGTGGCGCGGCCCGTCCGCGGTCACCCGCGTCACCTCGCGGCGGACGTTCTGGCCGCGCTGGAGGCGGTCGTTGAGGTCGTCGGCCTCCGATTCGGCGTCGGGCGGGACGATGAACTCGTCGATGGACTCGCCGAGAACGGCATCCGCCTCGTACCCGAACGTCGTCTCGAACGCGTCGTTCACCTGCCGGACGACCGGCTCGCCGTCGGCGTAATCGTAGGCGATCGCGGGGTCCGGGACGTTCGTGAACAGCGCGAGGAGCCTGTCGCGTTCGGCGCGGAGCGTCTCGGTGACGGCGATCCGGTCGAGCGTCTCCTCCAAGTGGGAGCCGAGCAGCTCCGCTAGCCTGCGGTCCGCGTCGTCGAACTCGTCGGTCCCGCCGGCGGCGTCGGCCGCGAGCTGGAAGACCACGTCGTCGCCGACCGGAACGGTGAGCGGCGCGTCGAACCGGCTGTCCGGGTTCGGATTCGGCGCGATCGACGTGTCGCCGGTCCGAACCGCCCGCCCCGCCACCCCGGTGCCGACGCGGACCCGGTTACAGTCTTCGACCGGCGTCCCGCTGGACGCCACCACCGGTTCGACCCACTCCCCGTCGCGGACGGCGACCACGCTCTGATACGTCGGGAACACCTGTTCCGCGACCGCGATAGCGGCCCGATACGCCTCGTCGACGGACCTGACCGCGGCGAGCTCCGCCATGCCGGCGTTGAGCCGTTCGACCCGCGACGGCGTCCGCGTCGGTTCCGATCGAACGATGGCCCGGCGGTCGCGCGCGAGCAGCCACGAGACGGTCTCCGCGAGCGCCTCGGACGCCCCGACGACCGCGTCCACGACCGGATCGGTCGCGATCTCGCCGGTCGGATCGTCGACGTACGCCACCACGGCCTCGTCGCGGTCGGCCGACCGGACGCGGTCCAGCGCCGCCTCGTCGGCGACAACGACCACGTCGGCGGTCCGCTCCACGTCGAGGGCGTCGGGGCTGACGGCGCGCGTCTCGACGGCGACACTCCGGTCGCCGTCGGAGCCGTTCCACTCGGACTCGAACCGCGCCTCGATGTCACCGGTGTGTTCGGGGTCGTCGCCGAGCACGAGGACCAGCGTGCGCTCGCCCACCGCGGAAGTCACGATGATATGTGGTAGCTCTCCCCGAGAGTATAAGTCTTCTTACCGGTCGTGCGGTCTCAACGTCTCGACCGGTTTGCGCCGTCAAAATCCCGCCGCGGTCGTCGTCGGGTACCCCCGCACGACCGCCGACGAGCGACCCCGGAACCCTTTTGGAGCAACACGGGCCACGTTCGTGTAATGAGCGATCTCGAAGCGGAGTACCGTCTCGACTACTTCGAGGAGGAGGGGTTCGAGCGCAAGGAGTGTTCCTCCTGTGGCGCGCACTTCTGGACCCGTGACGCCGACCGCGAACTGTGCGGCGAGCCGCCCTGTGCGGACTACAGCTTCATCGACGACCCGGGCTTCCCCGAGGCCCACTCGCTGTCGGAG belongs to Halorubrum sp. DM2 and includes:
- a CDS encoding complex I subunit 1 family protein, which gives rise to MGTAPAQLFPEFIVDTLGLDSVIGEVAASLVAAFVVGNIILAFTGVAGPWAKRKITAAFTDRIAVDRIGPYGLLIIPAAAVQLLAKELIIPEGVDRPSWDIAPILLPASALLGFSVIPMGRIGPINLHLADPEVGFALVFAFASIASVSLVMAGYASNNKYSLLGGLRAVAQNLAYEIPLIVTAMSAVIFAGTLQMSGIVGAQTETLVTIGGITIPSWYAFVNPFAFVLFLTANLAEIGRNPFDIPEAPTEIVGGYQTEYSSAYFVLFYLGEFVHIFLGGAILAVTFLGGASGPGPESIGFIWFVVKIWGFFLFTQWARAAIPRVRIDQLIEIGWKGMLVLSFANLVLTAVIVGVIA
- a CDS encoding NADH-quinone oxidoreductase subunit J, translating into MVEVTIAFGLFAAVTLAFALGVVLARDVFHAALLLGGALTSVAVHYVMLRAEFIAAMQILVYVGGVLILVTFAVMLTRSDSETEVSRA
- the nuoK gene encoding NADH-quinone oxidoreductase subunit NuoK — protein: MTAIAASIPPSWYLLLASAVFCIGLFGVLTRRSALYFLMSVELMMNAANINFVAFALYYGDLTGQVFALFVIALAAAEVAIGIGIILVLYRNFGTTDVTVPAEMRW
- a CDS encoding Gar1/Naf1 family protein, with protein sequence MRRVGTVVRTAGGLAIARGDPGTEPPRIGASVVDESLSTVGRVVDVFGPVDRPYVAVTPGDGVGLAALVGGKLYAR
- a CDS encoding NADH-quinone oxidoreductase subunit I; the encoded protein is MIGLMKSMATTMKHALDGKTFTVEYPEDAPEVSPRFRGVHKFSQERCIWCRQCENVCPNDTIQIVQDDQRNGEQYNLHIGQCIYCRLCEEVCPVDAILLTQNFEFTADTKDDFVFNKEQLKNVPWYKGIDPLESRNPDRGAWIGEGDGEVDYQ
- a CDS encoding NADH-quinone oxidoreductase subunit D; this encodes MSLERPDTTDDAAIERTPDELEALLGDLVVARDDHLNAPGFVIRPDTVQETLRTLKQQAGYDHLSVVSAQEYENRYESIYHLKKYDDPTQEVSVVVPADKDNPVSETAEPVFRTADWHEREAYDLIGVEYEEHPDLRRILLPETWQGHPLSMDYDKDRPQIATLPEHANPLEDHHKDEESDTMFLNIGPHHPATHGVLHLKTVLDGEQVVDVEPDIGYLHRSEEQMAQSGTYRHQIMPYPDRWDYISAGLLNEWAYARAAEDLADIEVPEYAQVIRTMGAEMCRIAAHMLALATFALDINGDFTATFMYAINDRERVQNLLEDLTGQRLMFNYFRLGGVVWDLPEDREAFFSDTRDFLDQLPESVEEYHNLITSNEIFQMRTIDTGVLPPEVAKNYGATGPVARGSGVDYDLRRDDPYGYYDELDWDVVTEDGCDNFSRLLVRMREVEESAKIIEQCVDLLEDWPEDERNIQANVPRTLRPDDDTEIYRAVEGAKGELGIYIRSDGTDKPARFKIRSPCFSNLQTLPEMANGEYIPDVIAALGSLDVVLGEVDR
- a CDS encoding NADH-quinone oxidoreductase subunit N encodes the protein MVETLPQVTALLPALVLAATGLVLLLVDTISPDARSNTSMAVVSALGALASLSVTVWFVASGTGSVDTGGAITLFADAIKVDTMALFFTAIFASVTALVVVAAHDYFHDHDNPAAFYSLTLFAATGMALLAVANSLAVVFVALEMVSLPSYVLVAYLKQDRGSVEAGLKYFLVGALSSAIFLFGISLVYAATGSLILADIASASIEGLAGVLGVGVVMMIGGVAFKTASVPFHFWAPEAYEGAPAPVSAFLSSASKAAGFVVAFRVFTEAFPLGMAVSANVNWMLAFAILAAVTMTLGNFAAAVQEEVKRMLAYSSIGHAGYALIGVAALTLDGPANGTVMGAAMAHLLVYGFMNTGAFLFVAMAERWGVGRTFADYAGLWRRAPVASVAMAVFMFSLAGLPPFAGFFSKYFLFQAAIDNGFLWLAALGAVNSVVSLYYYSRVVKALFLDDPESPSALDAVDVRPTALYAAVVFAAVATVLLLPGFGPVIETAEAAASALF
- the nuoL gene encoding NADH-quinone oxidoreductase subunit L, whose translation is MVDAFAYVPAIVLLPFFSFLIALGAGRYLPKGGAFGGIAATAGSFLLSIWVAATVAGGRAYNETLYHWAGEGGAGIGPTNVELTFGVLIDPLSALMLVIVTLVALLVHVFSLGYMNDEGETGLPRYYAGLGLFTASMLGFVVADNLLMAFMFFELVGLCSYLLIGFNFREPGPPSAAKKAFLVTRFGDYFFLVGVVAVFATFGTASFAGEGSFPALADAALNGSGSVAWTPGGLELQTWLTVVGLLVLGGVVGKSAQFPLHTWLPDAMEGPTPVSALIHAATMVAAGVYLVARMYGFYALTPTTLAVIAFIGGFTALFAATMGLVKDELKQVLAYSTISQYGYMMLALGSGGYVAAVFHLTTHAFFKALLFLGAGSVIIAMHHNEDMWDMGGLRSKMPVTYYTFLAGSLALAGIFPFAGFWSKDEILYEALVHAPGEPLLFGAYLMGLLAVPVTAFYTFRMVFLTFHGEPRSDTARDPEPVRWNVKGPLTVLGSLAVVTGFINMVPVQKVLGIEGIDLLHLWLDNHWGGIEGLSSHHYGDLGPYSSQYLVGGEVGTVLAGAAVSLGLALLGLALAWRLYNVASPTEHTAKLGGIKDVLYNNYYLDELQVWLAYRTEDVAGGANVFDQGIIDGVVNGVSSVSLIGGGRIRKLQSGIVSQYAALLTFGLVALLLVLGATGGWFL
- a CDS encoding NuoM family protein, which produces MLEALMAVAFAGALTVFLAPDEWAGRLAFAISLIPFVGSLYLWSGFEAGGNALLGGEIAYATQIEWLEVGGRSVSWFVGLDGISLPLFVLTTFLVPLAILSAWTPVDTRQSQFYGLMLFMEANLLGVFAALDFFLWFVFWEAVLVPMYFLIGIWGGPRRKYAAIKFFVYTNAASLLMFIGFMSLVFALGDSVSSFALPEIAQAVAAGNLGEWLGVAPDTVALFAFVAMFLGFAVKVPIVPFHTWLPDAHVQAPTPASVLLAGVLLKMGTYALLRFNFTMLPEQASMLAVPIAAIAVVSVIYGAMLALAQKDLKRIVAYSSVSSMGYVILGLIAFTEYGVGGATFQMVAHGLISGLMFMAVGVIYNTTHTRMVGDMAGMADRMPVTVGILVAGAFGYMGLPLMAGFAGEFFIFVGSLSAPALPYAPVFTALAMFGIVIVAGYLLSAMQSTLFGPFELETDYEVGPAAFHDVAPLAVLLVAIIVLGVAPDIFFEMIRDAAVPVVEGVTING